From Haloplasma contractile SSD-17B:
TCTATTATTTGTAAATCTTCGATATAAATTTTACATTTGTCTATTTGGAAGTAACTGTTACTTTAAAACTGTTGACTTTTAATTTAAATTTTATATAATAGATAGGCAAGCTCATTTAAGGATTTAATAATTAGTTCACTGACTTGAATGAATCGTTAACATAAACATATAATAGAATATACATAAATTTCATATTGACTTAATTTCAAATCAGTTATATAATTAGTATTTACCGATAGTATTCAGGTGATCGCGCCATTTCGATGGTGAGGAAAGTCCATGCTCGCACAGACTGAGATGTCTGTAGTGTTCGTGCCTGACGAAACAATAAGTCAGGGTAGCATTTCTATGCTAACGGCTGTGTTTCTACCTAAACCTTTATGGCATGGTATAAACACTTTAAAAGTGCCACAGTGACGATGCCTAGTAGAAATACTAGGACTGGAACGGGTAAACCCCACGAGCGAGAAACCCAAATGTTGGTAGGGGAACTTTTAACTCGGGAATTAAACTGAGTAGAAGGCAGTAATTTACTGTAGATAAATGATTACCACCGGAGTACGAGGAGGCATCCGTTTGCAGTACTAAGGAACAGAACATGGCTTATCGAATACTATCGAATGCATATGAGTATACAAACTTCTAGACAATCGTCTAGGAGTTTTTTTTATTTTATAAACTAAATACTCAAGTAGAAATAGTTAAAGTAAACGCTTTAAAAAGGATATAATACAAATTTCAACAATTTAGTATTGAATAATGGTGTTAACTCGTTTATAATTGACCTGTAAAGAAAAAACTAAATATGCAATCGTATAACATCGGTAATACGGACCGAAAGTCTCTACCTACCAACCGTAAATTGGTAGACTACGATTAGTGCTGAGTTTTATAATCTAAAGTTACGTACTTTTATGCAAAAAGTATGTAAATTTAATTGCGCTAAAATCGTAAGGCTTTCGGAGTTCATCTTCGAAGGCTTTTTTTGTTCTAAAAAGCAAGGAGCATACTCTATTTTTACCCAAAACAGTGTTTTTTAGGCAAAAAATTTATTTTCAATTTTTGTCGATAAGAATAGTATAAAAAATCCAAATAAAACCAGAAAATGTTAATAAAAACAAGTAATTAATGATGCTTTTACTAGATATAAATTACCTTATCGTGTATAATGAAATTATATTTTGATTACTGGGAGAGGATGATGAATATTAAAAAACTGTAAACTTTTTTTTGAAGTTATAATTGATTGTTAACGCTTTTATAAAAACTTGCTAAATAGGATCTTAACAGAATATTAATATACTATTTTTTGGTAATATAGTATAATCAAATGTGTGAAAGTGAGGAAGATAACGATGGAAATTAGATTAGAAAATTTAACGAAGGTTTTTGTCGAAAAAAAGCAAAAGGAAACGATTGCTGTTAACGATATGACCTTAACAATCCCTTCAGGTAAGTTAATTGGTTTGTTAGGTCCATCGGGATGCGGAAAGTCAACTACATTATTTATGATTTCAGGTTTATTAAAACCAACAAGTGGTAAAATTTTCTTTGGTAACGATGATGTTACTAAATTAGCTGCTGAAAAAAGAGGGATTGGACTTGTGTTCCAAAATTATGCATTATACCCTCATATGACCGTTCAGCAAAATATAATGTTCCCATTAGAGAACTTAAATGTAAAACGTGATGAAGCAATAGAGCGCACTTATGACATGGCAAAACTAGTTGGGATCGAAGAGTTATTAGATCGCAAGCCTGGTCAATTATCAGGTGGACAACAACAGCGTGTAGCCATTGCACGAGCATTAGTTAAGAAGCCTCGTGTACTACTACTTGACGAGCCATTATCAAACCTTGATGCTCGTTTAAGACTGCAAACACGTGAAGAAATTAAACGTATCCAACGAGAAACCGGAATTACGACAATCTTTGTAACGCATGATCAAGAAGAAGCTATGAGTATTTCTGATGAAATAGTTGTAATGAATTATGGTGTTACGCAACAAATGGGGGAACCACAAAAGGTTTATACCAACCCAGACAACTTATTTGTAAGTAAGTTCTTAGGGAATCCTCCTATTAATATTTTAGAAGGACGTATTTCTAAAGGTAAATTATTTGCAGGTGAAATTGAACTTGCTGATGGGTTTGACATGGAAAATCGTAATGTAACAATTGGGATTCGTCCTGAGGACTTTAAAGTGGATGCGAATGGATTTGAAGCTAAAATCACTTATATGGAATGTATCGGACGAGACACAACAATTCGTTTCCCATTAAATGAATCATCAATGCGAGCGCTTATCGATTCCGAGAGTCTAGTTGAATCGGATAAAATCAACTTGACTGTAAGAAAAGAGAAGGTGCATTTATTTGATCCTGAAACTGGGGCTGTTCTAAATGGATAAAATACGTAATTTTATATGGACGGTTAGAAATAGATATTATAAAGTTAACTCATCTATTCGTGATAACTTTAAAGAAGTTTATAATCGATTTGTAGAGACAAAAGCAGGTGCTTTTTTACATAAATATTTATTGCGCCATTTGGAAAATAGTCAATTTGTAAAAGGGGCTCTGTATCTGTCACCTGTATTAGTTTTATTGGGCATTTTTACATTTTATCCAATTATTAATACAATGATGATTGCATTTTATAAAAACTATTCACCAGCAGATGGAATGATGGATGGATACACACTTGAAAACTTTACAACTGTATTGAAGCGTCCTGGGTTTAAACAAGCCCTTCAAAATACGGCAATCATCGTTTTGGTGTCAGTTCCTATATCAGTAATTATTTCATTGTTTATTGCTGTAATGCTAAACTCTATTAAGAAAATGCGAGCATTCTTTCAAACTGTTTTCTTCTTACCATATGTAACGAATGTAATTGCAATTGGACTTGTATTCTCATTGATGTTTAATAGTCAATACGGTTTAATTAATAAGTTATTAGAAATGGTAGGACTTTCGCCTGTTCACTGGCAAGATGCGAATGCTACTTATTGGAGTGCAATGGCGACTTTACTGATTTATACAGTATGGAAATCATTAGCATTTAAAATTATGGTATTTACTGCTGGTCTATCTAATATTGATAAGCAGTTTTATGATGCTGCTAAAGTAGATGGAACACCGAAATGGAGAGTGTTTACTCGTATTACTGTTCCACTTTTATCACCAATGATCGCCTATGTAACAATTACATCATTTATAGGAGCATTTAAAGCTTATACAACTGTTGTATCACTATTTGGTGAGACCGGTGTTACTGCGGGTGGAAAAGACATGAGAACAATTGTGTTCTATGTCTATGAATATATTGGTGAAGCCTTACAACCAGGTGAGTTATCTAAGGGGGCAGCAGCCTCACTGATTCTATTTGGAATTATTCTGTTGTTTACAGTATTCCAATTATACATTAGTAAAAAACGTGTGCATTACTAAGGGGAGGTGCTGACTAAAATGAAGAATAAATTAATTTTAAGAAACTCATTTATAGCAATGTATTTTGAACTGGTTTGGGTTATTGTAAGCATTTCAATCTTTGCTAATCTCTACATGTTATTAATTGTTCCAGAAGAGGGACAGATAATAGATGTATCTAAAACTTATACTTTATTAGGATATGAGAATATTCCTGAAGCAACATTAAATCTAATCATGGGATTATGTGTCTTTGTATTAATTATTGCTGTTCCTTTATTAGTGCTTAATTATAAAAATTATAAACTAATGAAAGCAAATTCATTTGACCGTGAGACAGGAATCTTTCAAGTATTCGCAGGGGTATTGTATCTCCTGACTCTAAATATACCGTCGACGATTCTATATATTTTCTCTGGTAGAGAGATTTTAAAACAGAATCCCAAAATACATATTGAGTACGAAGATCCAGAGTATGAGCAAAGTAGAGCAAACTTCAACTATATAATTAGTAGAGTGCTGTTGTTTATGGCATTAATTTTCTTAGCACTAATTATTATTATTCCATTTTATTACATGATTTTAACGTCTTTAATGTCACAGGCCACATTAGAGAGTTTTGATACAAATTTATTTTTGAACCTTAAAGACATGGAATGGATTAACTTTAAAGAAGCGCTCACAAAAGCAGACTTTGGAATGTACATTAAAAATACATTAATCGTTGCTTTCTTTACAACAGCAGGTACTGTCATTACAACTATTATGGCTGCATTTGCCTTTGCTAGACTCGAGTTCAAAGGTAGGGATTTATTATTCTCGCTATTCTTAATGACAATGATGGTTCCTGGAGAACTGTATGTAATTACAAATTTTGTTACCGTAACGAATACATTTAATTGGTATAATACGTTCTATGCGATGGTTGTTCCCTTTATTGCAAGTATTTTCTATATATTCTTTTTAAGACAAACATTTAAACAAATACCCGATAGCTTATATAGAGCAGCTAAAGTAGATGGGTGTAGTGATTTTAAATTCTTAACTAGAGTTATGGTGCCAGTAGCAATTCCGACTTTAATCACAATCACAATACTTAGTGCATTAGGAACATGGAATGCATATGTATGGCCAAGACTTGTTGCTAGTGATGATCATTATCTAGTATCGATTGCCTTACGTACAGCATTTGTTAATGAGGATACAGGTATGCCAGACTATCGTTTGCAAATGGCTGCCGCAACAATCGTTACAGTACCAATTTTAGTTTTATTCTTATTTGCGCGTAAATATATTATGCGTGGAGTTGGAAGAAGTGGAACGAAGGGATAGAAAGAACTTAATCCATATTGTGTATTTAATACAAAATTTGTTTTCCTTGCGCCTAGATTGATTCTAGTCAAGGGAATCATATTGCGTATAAAATAGAAAAACAACTATTATAAAGGAGAGATTAAGGATGAAGAAATTTGCAATACTATTTGCTGTTCTTGTAATGACTTTCGCTTTAGTTGGTTGCGCGAAAAAGCGTAATCAAGCACCTGAAATTCAGGGGGCCGTTACTACACAAACAATAGAGATTGGGTCAGAATATGATCCTCTTGATGGAGTTGTAGTTACAGATGACAATGATGGGACAATTACTAGTGATATTGAAGTAATAGGATCTTATGATGTTGATTCTGTAGGAGAATACACATTCTCGTTAAAGGTTAAGGACTCTGAGGGTTTAACTGATGAAGTGACAATTAAACTAATTGTAGAAGATCCTAACTCAGACAATCAAAGACCGACTTTAGTTGGCGTATCTGCAAACCAAACGTACTATATTGGTTCAGGAGCATACAATCCAATTGCAAATGTATCTGCTGTTGATGCTGAAGATGGAGCGATTACAGATATCACGGTTGAGTATCCTGATAACTACGACTTAACAACGGCTGGTACTTATGTATTAATTATTAAGGTTGTAGATAGTCAAAATGCTTTAGCCCAACAAACGGTTCAATTAACTGTTAAAGAACCAACTGTTCCTAACGCATTAACAAGTGATGATATTGAGATTACATTCTGGCATGCATTTGGACAAGAAAAAGAAGGATTTGTTAGAGAATATGCTGATGAGTTTGAAGCCCTATATCCGAATGTAACAATTACTCTACAAAGTCAAGGTGGGTATACTGAACTATTAGATAAAGTTACTTCTTCAATAGTTGCTGATAATATTCCAACTATGTTAATCGGATACCCAGATCATGTAGTAAACTATTTATCTGCTGATGCAGTTGAGCCATTAGATCAATATGCATCTCATCCTGAACATGGTATTGAATTAAATGATTTTGTACAGTCTTATATAGATGAAAACACATCATTTAATAGTGAAGGGACATTATATGGCTTACCTTTCAATAAATCAACAGAAGTATTAATCTATAACAAAGACTTCTTTGATAATAACTCACTAACTGTTCCTACTTCTTGGGTAGAAGTAGCTGCTATATCTGAAGAAGTTCGAAATGACTATACTGCTGATGACGTATATGGATTTGCTTATGACTCAGCGGCCAATATGTTTATCACATTAACTAGACAATGGGGCGGAGAGTATACAGGAATTGATGCAAATGCTAATGGAGAATATTTATTTGATAATGCTCAAACACGTAGCATGTTAACGTACTTCAAAGGTTTAGAGCAACAAAACTATGTAACATTGCCACAGGCTTGGGAACAAGACTATGCAAGTGATCCATTTAAAAATGAAAAAGTGTTTATGACTGTAGGCTCAACTGCAGGTATTACTTACAATATTCCTGCTGAAGGTACTTTTGAAATCGGTGTTGCACCAATCCCTCAGTATGATGAGAACAATAAACATGTAATTCAGCAAGGGACAAACATTTCAATTCTTAAGTCAGACTCTATATCAGATCAAGAAAAACTTGCTGCATGGTTATTTGCTAAATATTTAACTAGTCCTGACGTTACAACTGATTGGGCTATAAAGACTGGTTATCTTCCGGTTAGAGAGAGTGCCTATACGTCAGATGAATATGCTCAATTTTTAGATTACTCTGATGCAACAGGAAATGAAAAATACATTTCAATGGCAGCCAATGCGGCTTATGAACAAAAAGATTTCATGTTTGTCGATCAGCCTTTCTCGGGATCATCAAAAGCACGTGCACAAGTTGATTCGTTAACAACTCAAGTTATTGTTGGTGATGTTTCGATTGACCAAGCAATTGCTAATGCTTTAGCTGAGTTAGAGTAGTGACTGATCTAAGATGAGTTTTAAAAACCTATTTCTATTAGTTTTATTAGTTGGATTATTAACAGCGTGCTCAAATACTAATGACAAACAAAATAGATATACATTACCTGATTTATCGGGTAAAACGATTGACAACTATAAAGAAGCAATTGATTCTCCTAAAATAACATTTGTGGAAAAAAAGGAATATAATGATGTTCTTGCTGTAGATGAATTTATTCGATATGATGAAAATTTGTCAGCAGGTGATCAAGTTGACTTTGGAGATATGGTCTATATCTACTTTTCTAAGGGACCAGCGGCACCAGCCGATACAGAAAGTCCTCAAATTCATGGTATATCAGATGGAGAAATCAAACATAGTGCAGAATTTGATCCTTTAGAAGGAGTAACGGTAACTGATGATATTGATACAGATTTAATCGATCGATTAGTTGTTACTGGTCAAGTAAACACTTCTAAATTTAATGATTACACATTAACCTACACTGTGATGGACCGTTCCGGGAAAATGACTCAAGAAACACGAATAATCACAATTATTCCTGGAGACATAGACACACGTTATACGGATCAATTAACACTGGATCAAGATTTCTATAATAAAACATTTCTAAACGATGGTATTGGAATTGTTACTCTTGCACAAGGTGGATGTGTGGATGGAGATACAGCAGAATTTATTGATAGTGATGGTTCGCCACTTACAGGAGATAACCGAGTACGTTTTATAGGTATTGATACACCAGAGACGAGTCCTTATGTTGGTGTACAGCCATGGGGACATGCAGCTAAAGATTTTACTTGCGAGAAATTAAAGAATGCTGAACAGATTGTCCTTGAGAGTGAAGGTACACTTAAAGGGAATTACGGTCGTTACATGGCTTGGATTTGGGTCGATGGAAGACTTCTGAATCTTGAAATTCTTGAAGAGGCTCTAGCTGAAGGAAAAGCTGCAGGAACAAAATATAGTGAGATTTTCAATCTGGCAGAAATAAAGACCAAAGGCACAAAGGAACGCATCTTTGGGAACTATGACTCCAATGGGGCCTATGACCCTGATTATGATTATGAGAATAATGTCCACATCGGAGACTAGTTTTGCATACATTAATAATTGAATATTCCCTATGATAGCTAAAACTTGATAGGATGAATTCATAGGGATAACATTATTTTAAATTTTCTCATTCTTGATATAAATATAAATAAACATTAATTAAATTATTGATAAATAAAAGATCAAAGAAAAGGAGAAACGATGATATGAAGAAATTTATTGCTTTATTTCTTACCTTATCCTTCATGTTAGTGTTAGCAGCTTGTGGACCTAACACTGGCGAATTACTAAATGAAGCCAAAGAAGATTTAAATGTCGTTTATTCAAATGGAGATAGTGCGGATTCAGTTACTAAAAGAGTGACGCTTATAACTAGTGGAATAAACAGTGCTATTATAACTTGGGAATCAAGTAACACTGATGTAATAGCAAATGATGGTACTGTTACACGTCCTGACTTTGGTGATGGAGATGCAGAAGTAACATTAACAGCTACTATAATGAAAGAAGATGAATCAGTGACAAAAGCGTTTGATTTAATTGTGAAAGAAATCGAACAAACTGATCAGGAAAAAGTAGATGCTGCAAAGACTAATTTAGAAATCACTTTTGCTACTGGTGATGATGCAAGTTCAGTAACTAGTGATATAACGCTACCTACAGAAGATGGAGATGTTACAATCTCTTGGATTTCAGCAAAAACAGATATAATTACTAATGCTGGTGTTGTTACTAGACCTGCTTA
This genomic window contains:
- a CDS encoding carbohydrate ABC transporter permease, giving the protein MKNKLILRNSFIAMYFELVWVIVSISIFANLYMLLIVPEEGQIIDVSKTYTLLGYENIPEATLNLIMGLCVFVLIIAVPLLVLNYKNYKLMKANSFDRETGIFQVFAGVLYLLTLNIPSTILYIFSGREILKQNPKIHIEYEDPEYEQSRANFNYIISRVLLFMALIFLALIIIIPFYYMILTSLMSQATLESFDTNLFLNLKDMEWINFKEALTKADFGMYIKNTLIVAFFTTAGTVITTIMAAFAFARLEFKGRDLLFSLFLMTMMVPGELYVITNFVTVTNTFNWYNTFYAMVVPFIASIFYIFFLRQTFKQIPDSLYRAAKVDGCSDFKFLTRVMVPVAIPTLITITILSALGTWNAYVWPRLVASDDHYLVSIALRTAFVNEDTGMPDYRLQMAAATIVTVPILVLFLFARKYIMRGVGRSGTKG
- a CDS encoding immunoglobulin-like domain-containing protein — its product is MSFKNLFLLVLLVGLLTACSNTNDKQNRYTLPDLSGKTIDNYKEAIDSPKITFVEKKEYNDVLAVDEFIRYDENLSAGDQVDFGDMVYIYFSKGPAAPADTESPQIHGISDGEIKHSAEFDPLEGVTVTDDIDTDLIDRLVVTGQVNTSKFNDYTLTYTVMDRSGKMTQETRIITIIPGDIDTRYTDQLTLDQDFYNKTFLNDGIGIVTLAQGGCVDGDTAEFIDSDGSPLTGDNRVRFIGIDTPETSPYVGVQPWGHAAKDFTCEKLKNAEQIVLESEGTLKGNYGRYMAWIWVDGRLLNLEILEEALAEGKAAGTKYSEIFNLAEIKTKGTKERIFGNYDSNGAYDPDYDYENNVHIGD
- a CDS encoding extracellular solute-binding protein is translated as MKKFAILFAVLVMTFALVGCAKKRNQAPEIQGAVTTQTIEIGSEYDPLDGVVVTDDNDGTITSDIEVIGSYDVDSVGEYTFSLKVKDSEGLTDEVTIKLIVEDPNSDNQRPTLVGVSANQTYYIGSGAYNPIANVSAVDAEDGAITDITVEYPDNYDLTTAGTYVLIIKVVDSQNALAQQTVQLTVKEPTVPNALTSDDIEITFWHAFGQEKEGFVREYADEFEALYPNVTITLQSQGGYTELLDKVTSSIVADNIPTMLIGYPDHVVNYLSADAVEPLDQYASHPEHGIELNDFVQSYIDENTSFNSEGTLYGLPFNKSTEVLIYNKDFFDNNSLTVPTSWVEVAAISEEVRNDYTADDVYGFAYDSAANMFITLTRQWGGEYTGIDANANGEYLFDNAQTRSMLTYFKGLEQQNYVTLPQAWEQDYASDPFKNEKVFMTVGSTAGITYNIPAEGTFEIGVAPIPQYDENNKHVIQQGTNISILKSDSISDQEKLAAWLFAKYLTSPDVTTDWAIKTGYLPVRESAYTSDEYAQFLDYSDATGNEKYISMAANAAYEQKDFMFVDQPFSGSSKARAQVDSLTTQVIVGDVSIDQAIANALAELE
- a CDS encoding carbohydrate ABC transporter permease, which codes for MDKIRNFIWTVRNRYYKVNSSIRDNFKEVYNRFVETKAGAFLHKYLLRHLENSQFVKGALYLSPVLVLLGIFTFYPIINTMMIAFYKNYSPADGMMDGYTLENFTTVLKRPGFKQALQNTAIIVLVSVPISVIISLFIAVMLNSIKKMRAFFQTVFFLPYVTNVIAIGLVFSLMFNSQYGLINKLLEMVGLSPVHWQDANATYWSAMATLLIYTVWKSLAFKIMVFTAGLSNIDKQFYDAAKVDGTPKWRVFTRITVPLLSPMIAYVTITSFIGAFKAYTTVVSLFGETGVTAGGKDMRTIVFYVYEYIGEALQPGELSKGAAASLILFGIILLFTVFQLYISKKRVHY
- a CDS encoding ABC transporter ATP-binding protein; the protein is MEIRLENLTKVFVEKKQKETIAVNDMTLTIPSGKLIGLLGPSGCGKSTTLFMISGLLKPTSGKIFFGNDDVTKLAAEKRGIGLVFQNYALYPHMTVQQNIMFPLENLNVKRDEAIERTYDMAKLVGIEELLDRKPGQLSGGQQQRVAIARALVKKPRVLLLDEPLSNLDARLRLQTREEIKRIQRETGITTIFVTHDQEEAMSISDEIVVMNYGVTQQMGEPQKVYTNPDNLFVSKFLGNPPINILEGRISKGKLFAGEIELADGFDMENRNVTIGIRPEDFKVDANGFEAKITYMECIGRDTTIRFPLNESSMRALIDSESLVESDKINLTVRKEKVHLFDPETGAVLNG